In the Olleya sp. Hel_I_94 genome, one interval contains:
- a CDS encoding helix-turn-helix domain-containing protein: MEEDYIKLIFGLKLKQIRTDKNLSLLGLSKLSGLSKSYLNEIENGKKYPKPDKIAILSEKLDVPYDQMVSLKLDKNLAPIGDILQSKILKEIPLELFGIKESNLIDIVANAPAKVNAFISTIIEIAQNYNFSRESFYLASVRSFQEANNNYFEDLEQSVLKFAKAYHIDLNETITSQDLEEVLVEEYGYTIEVNELSKYEALGNLRSMFVPKTKTLLLANEIDEAQRTFIYAKELAYNFLEIKERLFTFPWIKFDTFDQVLNNFYASYFAGALIIPSEKIKTQLNKIFEKETFDTELFLNAIEAYNASPESFYQRLTNILPKAYNIQNLFFLRFTHRANSERFYLKKELHLSHQQSPHANETNEHYCRRWVSIKMLKDISNSKSEHVFDMQISNYENDGMKYLVLSSATKDPFRDNQYRSISVGLLINKQLQRKLNFLNDPKIESKNVGVTCERCAIMDCKVREVAPIFLDKKAKNEKLESIVQALNAKFS; encoded by the coding sequence ATGGAAGAAGATTACATTAAATTAATTTTTGGGCTTAAGCTAAAGCAGATAAGGACTGATAAGAATTTATCCTTATTAGGTTTGTCCAAACTTTCTGGTTTGTCAAAATCGTATTTAAACGAAATTGAGAATGGTAAAAAATATCCTAAACCAGATAAAATTGCAATATTATCAGAAAAGTTGGATGTACCATACGACCAAATGGTGTCTTTAAAATTGGATAAAAATTTAGCACCAATTGGTGATATTTTACAGTCTAAAATTTTAAAAGAAATTCCGTTAGAGCTATTTGGTATTAAAGAAAGTAATCTAATCGATATTGTAGCTAATGCTCCAGCAAAAGTGAATGCTTTTATTAGTACAATTATAGAAATAGCACAGAACTATAATTTTAGTCGTGAAAGTTTTTATTTAGCTTCTGTACGGTCTTTTCAGGAAGCGAATAATAATTATTTTGAAGATTTAGAGCAGAGTGTTTTAAAATTTGCTAAAGCGTATCATATTGATTTAAATGAAACCATAACCTCTCAAGACTTGGAGGAAGTTTTAGTTGAAGAATATGGTTATACTATAGAAGTTAATGAGCTTAGTAAGTATGAAGCTTTGGGTAATTTACGATCTATGTTTGTGCCAAAAACTAAAACACTATTATTGGCTAATGAGATAGACGAAGCGCAAAGAACCTTTATTTACGCTAAAGAGTTAGCGTATAATTTTTTAGAAATAAAAGAGCGTTTATTTACTTTTCCATGGATAAAATTTGACACCTTTGATCAGGTATTAAATAATTTTTATGCTTCTTATTTTGCAGGCGCTTTGATTATACCGAGCGAAAAGATTAAGACGCAGTTAAATAAAATCTTTGAAAAAGAAACTTTTGATACAGAGTTGTTTTTAAATGCTATTGAAGCTTATAATGCTTCTCCAGAATCATTTTATCAACGCTTAACTAATATTTTACCTAAAGCATATAATATCCAGAATTTGTTTTTTTTAAGGTTTACGCATAGAGCAAATAGTGAGCGTTTTTATCTTAAAAAAGAATTGCACTTATCGCATCAACAATCACCTCATGCCAACGAAACTAATGAGCATTATTGTAGACGTTGGGTATCCATAAAAATGCTTAAAGATATTAGTAATAGCAAATCAGAGCATGTCTTTGATATGCAGATCTCTAATTATGAAAATGATGGGATGAAGTATTTAGTGTTGTCCTCTGCTACTAAAGATCCTTTTAGAGATAATCAGTACAGGAGTATAAGTGTAGGACTGTTAATTAATAAGCAATTACAACGAAAGCTTAATTTTTTAAATGACCCTAAAATTGAATCTAAAAATGTAGGTGTAACTTGTGAGCGTTGCGCTATTATGGATTGTAAGGTTAGGGAAGTAGCTCCTATTTTTTTAGATAAAAAGGCAAAAAATGAAAAGTTAGAGTCTATTGTTCAGGCATTAAATGCTAAGTTCTCTTAG
- the aceB gene encoding malate synthase A — MEDTLLKQPKISFSENVTNYYPEILTDEALLFLSELHKNFNSKRLELLNNRVSQQQYFDKGHFPKFPEDTKAIRDGQWTAGSIPHDLQDRRVEITGPVNRKMIINALNSGANTFMADLEDSNAPTWSNTIQGQQNLIDANNKTISLIDLKKDKTYKLKSKTAVLLVRPRGLHLNESHLIFNNQEASGSLIDFGLYVFHNTKTRLKNNTAPYFYLPKLEHYLEAKWWNDVFMFAQDYLNVPNGTFKATVLVETITASFQLDEIIYELKDHIVGLNCGRWDYIFSYIKKFRNHPNFVVPNRDQVTMTTPFMDAYSKLVIQRCHKRGILAIGGMAAQIPIKNDEYANIAALEKVRKDKEREVKNGHDGTWVAHPALVNVALSEFNKHMPTPNQLHVKRDDVVITEKDLVEIPKGTVTEAGIRKNINVGILYTEAWLRGHGAVALYNLMEDAATAEISRTQVWQWLKNEVILEDGQKFTTQLYTELFNDEVEKIVTEYGESEIKNTKFKLAIELFNTLVTSEQFEEFLTIPAYQYL; from the coding sequence ATGGAAGACACACTTTTAAAACAACCTAAAATTTCGTTCTCAGAAAACGTGACTAATTACTATCCTGAGATTTTAACTGATGAGGCTTTACTATTTTTATCCGAATTGCATAAAAATTTTAATTCCAAACGATTAGAATTATTAAATAATCGTGTTAGTCAACAACAATATTTTGATAAAGGACATTTTCCTAAATTCCCTGAAGACACAAAAGCGATTAGAGATGGACAATGGACTGCTGGCTCTATTCCGCATGATTTACAAGATAGACGAGTAGAAATCACAGGTCCAGTTAACCGTAAAATGATAATTAATGCATTAAACTCTGGTGCTAACACATTTATGGCAGATTTAGAGGACAGCAATGCGCCTACTTGGTCAAATACAATCCAAGGTCAACAAAATTTAATAGATGCAAACAATAAAACAATTTCATTAATAGATTTAAAAAAGGACAAAACATACAAGCTAAAGTCCAAAACAGCTGTTTTATTGGTACGTCCTAGAGGTTTACATTTAAATGAGAGCCATTTAATATTTAACAATCAAGAGGCTTCTGGTAGTCTAATAGATTTTGGTTTATACGTGTTTCATAACACCAAAACACGACTTAAAAACAATACTGCACCTTACTTTTACCTACCTAAATTAGAGCATTATTTAGAGGCTAAATGGTGGAATGACGTTTTTATGTTTGCTCAAGATTACTTAAATGTGCCAAACGGAACATTTAAAGCAACGGTTTTAGTAGAGACTATTACTGCTAGTTTTCAGCTTGACGAAATTATATACGAACTAAAAGATCACATAGTAGGTTTAAATTGTGGACGTTGGGATTACATATTTTCTTATATCAAAAAATTTAGAAACCATCCTAATTTTGTAGTGCCAAATCGTGATCAGGTTACTATGACAACGCCTTTTATGGATGCCTATTCCAAACTAGTAATACAACGCTGTCATAAAAGAGGCATTTTAGCTATTGGTGGAATGGCAGCACAAATACCTATTAAAAATGACGAATATGCAAATATTGCTGCTCTAGAAAAAGTTAGAAAAGACAAAGAACGTGAAGTTAAAAATGGTCACGATGGGACTTGGGTAGCGCATCCTGCTTTAGTTAATGTCGCTTTATCAGAATTTAATAAACACATGCCTACGCCAAATCAATTACACGTAAAGCGCGATGATGTTGTTATTACAGAAAAAGATTTAGTCGAAATACCAAAAGGAACCGTAACCGAAGCTGGAATAAGAAAAAATATTAATGTAGGTATTTTATACACCGAAGCTTGGCTGAGAGGTCATGGAGCTGTTGCGCTTTATAATTTAATGGAAGATGCTGCTACTGCAGAAATCTCTAGAACACAAGTTTGGCAATGGTTAAAAAATGAAGTAATCCTAGAAGATGGACAAAAGTTTACAACACAATTATATACCGAATTATTTAATGATGAAGTTGAAAAAATTGTAACCGAATATGGCGAATCCGAAATTAAAAATACCAAGTTTAAGCTTGCGATAGAGCTGTTTAACACGTTGGTTACTTCAGAGCAATTTGAAGAATTTTTAACAATTCCCGCTTACCAATATCTATAA
- a CDS encoding cob(I)yrinic acid a,c-diamide adenosyltransferase yields MKIYTKTGDKGTTALFGGTRVPKHHIRIDSYGTVDELNSYIGLIRDQEINQLYKDILIDIQNKLFTVGAILATDPEKAILKNGKERLNINKISDEDIILLEQEMDIMNQDLPPMTHFVLPGGHQTVSFCHITRTVCRRAERLASALNDLEPFEANALTYLNRLSDYLFVLARKLSHDLQADEVKWIPEKK; encoded by the coding sequence ATGAAAATATATACAAAAACAGGAGACAAAGGTACTACAGCTTTATTTGGAGGCACACGTGTCCCTAAACATCATATTAGGATTGATAGCTATGGTACTGTTGACGAGCTAAACTCTTACATAGGTTTAATTAGAGACCAAGAGATTAATCAACTATATAAAGATATTTTAATTGACATACAGAATAAGTTATTTACTGTAGGTGCAATATTGGCTACAGATCCTGAAAAAGCGATTCTTAAAAACGGAAAAGAACGCTTAAACATTAATAAAATTTCTGATGAAGATATTATCTTGTTAGAACAAGAAATGGATATTATGAACCAGGACTTACCACCAATGACACATTTTGTACTTCCTGGTGGCCATCAAACTGTGTCATTCTGTCACATAACCAGAACCGTATGCAGACGTGCAGAGCGCTTAGCATCAGCACTTAACGATTTAGAGCCTTTTGAAGCCAATGCGTTAACGTATTTAAACCGTCTTTCTGACTATCTTTTTGTATTGGCACGAAAGTTGTCTCATGACTTACAAGCAGACGAAGTAAAGTGGATACCTGAAAAAAAGTAA
- a CDS encoding DUF2795 domain-containing protein, protein MYWTLELASYLSDAPWPATKDELIDYAIRTGAPLEVVENLQSIEDEGDSYDSIEEIWPDYPTDEDYLWNEDEY, encoded by the coding sequence ATGTATTGGACATTAGAATTAGCATCTTATTTAAGTGATGCACCTTGGCCAGCAACTAAAGATGAGCTTATTGACTACGCTATTAGAACAGGCGCTCCTTTAGAAGTTGTAGAAAATTTACAATCAATAGAAGATGAAGGTGATTCATACGATTCTATAGAAGAAATTTGGCCAGATTATCCAACTGACGAAGATTACCTCTGGAATGAGGACGAGTATTAA
- a CDS encoding O-methyltransferase, whose product MSKTYQIQSYFNFLKRSTNQHGVHSPFVYDLVTKCFYDKKKHAAYLDIKSYRKKLIKNTASINVTDLGSGSQVFQNNKRSVSKMAKVAGSDYKEAKLLYRLTNYFKSNTILELGTSLGIATQALALGNPKAIITTVEGCPSISAVAQTQFQNFDLKNITIKTGDFAQVISNLNSQTLDLIYCDGNHTKQATLQYFEMLLPKTHNDTVLILDDIYWSKQMTDAWEIIKNHPQVTVTIDTYKFGFVFFRKEQAKEHFTIRL is encoded by the coding sequence ATGAGTAAGACTTACCAAATACAATCCTACTTTAATTTTTTAAAACGCTCCACTAATCAACATGGTGTGCACTCCCCTTTTGTTTATGATTTAGTTACCAAGTGTTTTTATGACAAAAAAAAGCACGCTGCTTACCTAGATATTAAATCCTACAGAAAAAAGCTTATAAAAAACACTGCCAGCATTAACGTCACTGACTTAGGCTCTGGCAGTCAAGTGTTTCAAAACAATAAAAGATCCGTTTCTAAAATGGCTAAAGTAGCTGGATCAGATTATAAAGAAGCCAAATTACTATATCGATTAACCAATTATTTTAAAAGTAATACCATTTTAGAGCTTGGTACATCTCTAGGTATTGCGACTCAAGCTTTAGCGTTGGGCAATCCAAAAGCAATAATTACAACCGTTGAAGGCTGTCCTAGTATTTCGGCTGTAGCCCAAACCCAATTTCAAAATTTCGACTTAAAAAACATTACAATAAAAACAGGTGATTTTGCTCAGGTTATTAGTAATTTAAATTCGCAAACCTTAGACTTAATTTATTGTGATGGCAATCATACCAAGCAGGCTACATTGCAGTATTTTGAAATGCTACTACCTAAAACGCACAACGACACAGTACTTATTTTAGATGACATTTACTGGTCAAAACAGATGACTGACGCTTGGGAAATTATAAAAAACCACCCTCAAGTAACCGTAACTATTGACACCTATAAATTTGGTTTTGTCTTTTTTAGAAAAGAACAAGCTAAAGAGCATTTTACCATTAGACTTTAA
- the secA gene encoding preprotein translocase subunit SecA → MSFLNSVLKVFVGDKSKQDVKAITPIVDKIKTFEKAMIALSHDQLRAKTDEFKAIIAEARQPFYSKIETLQAEAEATEDIDKREDIYQEIDKIKEESYTATEDTLNKILPEAFAVVKETARRFKDNTTIIVTANEFDRSLSGDKDFVTLEGDKATWSNSWDAAGKAITWDMVHYDVQLIGGIAMHQGKIAEMQTGEGKTLVATLPVYLNALAGKGVHLVTVNDYLAKRDSAWMAPIFNFHGLSIDCIDYHQPNSDARRKAYNADITYGTNNEFGFDYLRDNMAHATGDLVQRPHHYAIVDEVDSVLIDDARTPLIISGPIPKGDEHEFTELKPKVDDIVNIQRKYLTQVLVEAKKLIAEGDTKEGGLKLLRVYRGIPKNKALIKFLSEEGVKQILQKTENYYIQDNNREMPKVDAELYYVIEEKNNQIELTDKGVEYLSGKDNPDFFVMPEIGIEMAKIEAKGLSTEEEAEAKEDLFRDFGIKSERIHTLNQLLKAYALFEKDTQYVVMDNKVMIVDEQTGRIMDGRRYSDGLHQAIEAKENVKIEDATQTFATVTLQNYFRMYKKLSGMTGTAVTEAGEFWEIYKLDVVEIPTNRPIARDDRQDLVYKTKREKYNAVIDDVTKLSEAGRPVLIGTTSVEISELLGKMLSIRKIPHNVLNAKQHKKEAEIVDQAGKSGQVTIATNMAGRGTDIKLSDEVKAAGGLAIVGTERHDSRRVDRQLRGRAGRQGDPGSSQFYVSLEDNLMRLFGSERIAKMMDRMGLQEGEVIQHSMISKSIERAQKKVEENQFGVRKRLLEYDDVMNSQREVVYKRRYNALFGERLRVDLANMIYDTSEGIAESNKAANDFKNFEFELIRFFSMSSPITEAEFNKMSALDIAQTIYKAGFTHYKEKMERNADIAFPIIENVYENQRDKYKRIVVPFTDGVKNLQVVTDLEKAYQTKGKQLVTDFEKNISLAIIDDAWKTHLRKMDELKQSVQLAVHEQKDPLLIYKFEAFELFKSMIDQVNKEVISFLFKGELPTETTNAISEAREVRKKENLQTQKEEIPNLDERSAQNRAAGNTQPQQQVVETIVRDQPKIGRNDKVTIKHVMSGENKTVKFKQAEPLIAKGEWVIVNE, encoded by the coding sequence ATGAGTTTTTTAAATTCCGTACTAAAAGTATTTGTTGGTGACAAGTCTAAACAAGACGTTAAAGCCATCACACCAATAGTAGACAAAATTAAAACCTTTGAAAAGGCTATGATAGCCTTGTCTCACGACCAATTAAGAGCTAAAACTGACGAGTTTAAAGCCATAATAGCAGAAGCGCGTCAACCATTTTACTCTAAAATTGAAACACTACAAGCTGAGGCTGAAGCAACAGAAGACATAGACAAACGTGAAGATATTTATCAAGAAATTGATAAAATTAAAGAAGAATCTTACACTGCCACAGAGGATACTTTAAACAAAATATTACCAGAAGCCTTTGCTGTTGTTAAAGAAACTGCTAGACGTTTTAAAGACAATACCACTATAATCGTTACTGCTAATGAGTTTGACAGAAGCCTTTCTGGAGACAAAGACTTTGTTACTTTAGAAGGTGATAAAGCAACTTGGTCTAACTCATGGGATGCTGCTGGAAAAGCCATTACTTGGGACATGGTACATTATGACGTCCAATTAATTGGTGGTATTGCAATGCACCAAGGTAAAATTGCAGAAATGCAAACAGGAGAAGGTAAAACTTTAGTGGCAACATTGCCTGTATATTTAAATGCCTTAGCTGGTAAAGGTGTACACTTAGTAACAGTAAATGACTACTTAGCTAAGCGTGATAGTGCTTGGATGGCTCCAATATTTAACTTTCATGGGTTAAGTATTGACTGTATTGATTATCACCAACCTAATAGTGATGCACGACGCAAAGCATACAACGCAGACATTACTTATGGTACCAACAACGAGTTTGGTTTTGATTACCTACGTGATAACATGGCACATGCTACTGGAGACTTAGTACAACGTCCACACCACTACGCAATTGTCGATGAGGTCGATTCTGTATTAATTGATGATGCACGTACACCATTAATTATTTCTGGACCTATACCTAAAGGTGATGAGCATGAATTTACAGAGCTTAAACCTAAAGTTGATGACATCGTTAATATCCAACGTAAATATTTGACTCAGGTTTTAGTTGAAGCTAAAAAATTAATAGCAGAAGGAGATACTAAAGAAGGTGGATTAAAATTATTAAGAGTTTACAGAGGTATTCCTAAAAACAAGGCATTAATAAAGTTTTTAAGTGAAGAAGGTGTAAAACAAATTCTTCAAAAAACGGAGAACTATTACATCCAAGACAATAATCGCGAGATGCCAAAGGTTGACGCAGAATTGTATTATGTAATAGAAGAAAAAAATAATCAAATTGAATTAACAGATAAAGGCGTTGAGTACCTTTCTGGAAAAGACAATCCTGACTTTTTTGTCATGCCAGAAATTGGTATTGAAATGGCTAAAATCGAAGCAAAAGGATTATCTACTGAAGAAGAAGCTGAGGCTAAAGAAGATTTATTCCGTGACTTCGGAATCAAATCAGAACGTATCCACACGCTTAATCAATTATTAAAAGCGTATGCTTTATTTGAAAAAGACACACAATACGTGGTCATGGACAATAAAGTAATGATTGTGGATGAGCAAACTGGTCGTATTATGGATGGTCGTCGTTATAGCGATGGACTACACCAAGCTATTGAAGCTAAAGAAAACGTAAAAATTGAAGATGCGACGCAAACTTTTGCAACGGTAACCCTTCAAAATTACTTCAGAATGTACAAAAAACTGTCAGGTATGACAGGTACTGCTGTTACTGAAGCTGGTGAATTCTGGGAGATATACAAATTAGATGTTGTCGAAATCCCAACAAACAGACCAATTGCTAGAGATGACAGACAAGATTTAGTCTACAAAACTAAACGTGAAAAATACAATGCAGTTATTGATGATGTTACCAAACTATCTGAAGCAGGACGTCCTGTTTTAATTGGTACAACATCTGTAGAGATAAGTGAGTTGCTAGGAAAAATGCTAAGCATTAGAAAAATACCTCACAACGTATTAAATGCAAAACAACATAAAAAAGAAGCTGAAATAGTTGATCAAGCTGGTAAATCTGGACAAGTAACTATTGCAACCAACATGGCTGGTCGTGGTACAGATATTAAATTATCTGACGAAGTAAAAGCAGCTGGTGGACTTGCAATTGTAGGAACAGAACGTCATGATTCACGTCGTGTAGACAGACAGTTACGTGGTCGTGCTGGACGTCAAGGAGATCCAGGAAGTTCACAATTTTACGTATCGCTAGAAGACAACTTAATGCGTCTTTTTGGATCAGAGCGTATCGCTAAGATGATGGATAGAATGGGATTACAGGAAGGTGAAGTGATTCAACATTCTATGATTTCTAAGTCTATTGAGCGTGCACAGAAAAAAGTAGAAGAAAACCAATTTGGAGTACGTAAGCGTTTACTAGAGTATGATGATGTAATGAATTCGCAACGTGAGGTTGTTTATAAACGTCGTTACAATGCCTTGTTTGGAGAGCGTCTACGTGTAGATTTAGCAAATATGATTTATGATACCTCTGAAGGTATTGCAGAATCTAACAAAGCTGCGAATGACTTTAAGAATTTTGAATTTGAATTAATCAGATTTTTCTCAATGTCATCTCCAATTACTGAAGCCGAATTTAATAAAATGTCAGCTTTAGATATAGCGCAAACCATTTACAAAGCTGGTTTTACACATTATAAAGAAAAAATGGAACGCAATGCAGATATTGCCTTTCCAATTATTGAAAATGTATACGAAAACCAACGTGATAAATACAAACGTATCGTAGTACCTTTTACAGATGGTGTTAAAAACTTGCAAGTTGTAACCGACTTAGAAAAAGCTTACCAAACTAAAGGAAAACAGTTAGTAACAGACTTTGAGAAAAACATTTCGTTAGCTATAATTGATGATGCTTGGAAAACACATTTACGTAAAATGGACGAACTTAAGCAATCTGTACAATTAGCAGTACATGAGCAAAAAGACCCTTTATTAATTTATAAATTTGAAGCTTTTGAATTATTTAAGAGCATGATTGACCAGGTTAATAAAGAAGTGATTTCTTTCTTATTTAAAGGAGAATTACCTACCGAAACTACCAATGCTATTAGCGAAGCTAGAGAAGTACGTAAAAAAGAAAACCTTCAAACTCAAAAAGAAGAAATTCCTAATTTAGATGAACGTTCTGCACAAAACAGAGCTGCAGGAAATACACAACCGCAACAACAAGTTGTAGAGACTATTGTTAGAGATCAACCTAAGATTGGTCGTAATGACAAAGTAACTATAAAGCATGTTATGTCAGGAGAAAATAAAACGGTCAAGTTTAAACAAGCTGAACCTTTAATTGCAAAAGGTGAATGGGTTATTGTTAATGAATAG